The following proteins are encoded in a genomic region of Synechococcus sp. WH 8016:
- a CDS encoding glycosyltransferase family 2 protein, translating into MSLSPAAPSNASANGESSLDISVVVPLYNEEESLPELVEQLLASLRPTGERFELVLVNDGSSDQTAAVLAQVSQEVPELVGVLLRKNYGQTAAMAAGFDVARGRVIVSLDGDLQNDPADIPLLLAKLREGYDLVSGWRHQRQDAELQRKLPSRIANRLIGRVTGVKLHDYGCSLKAYDRAVLSDMRLYGELHRFLPALAFIEGARITEVKVNHRARQYGSSKYGIDRTFRVLMDLLTVWFMKRFLTRPMYVFGFAGLIAIALSVISSSYLLLIKLQGADIGNRPLLTLAVVLGLAGIQLFCFGLLAELLIRTYHESQGRPIYRIRATLRGGRTD; encoded by the coding sequence ATGTCTCTGAGCCCAGCAGCACCCTCAAACGCATCCGCAAACGGGGAGAGCAGTCTCGACATATCCGTAGTGGTGCCGCTCTACAACGAAGAGGAGAGCCTGCCCGAACTTGTCGAGCAACTTCTCGCATCCCTGCGGCCCACAGGCGAGCGCTTCGAGCTGGTTCTCGTGAATGATGGGTCGTCTGATCAGACCGCAGCCGTGCTCGCGCAGGTGAGTCAGGAGGTTCCAGAGCTCGTTGGCGTGCTCCTGCGCAAAAACTACGGTCAAACCGCTGCGATGGCCGCTGGTTTTGACGTGGCCCGTGGCCGGGTCATCGTCAGCTTGGACGGCGACTTACAGAATGATCCAGCCGACATACCCTTGCTCCTGGCGAAGCTACGGGAGGGGTATGACCTCGTGAGCGGCTGGCGTCACCAACGCCAGGATGCCGAACTCCAGCGCAAGTTGCCCTCGCGCATCGCCAACCGACTGATCGGCAGGGTCACAGGCGTGAAGCTCCATGACTACGGCTGCTCACTGAAGGCCTACGACCGGGCCGTTCTCTCGGACATGCGCCTGTATGGAGAGCTTCATCGCTTCCTGCCCGCATTGGCTTTCATCGAAGGCGCACGGATCACCGAGGTGAAAGTGAATCACCGGGCAAGGCAGTACGGCAGCAGCAAATACGGCATTGATCGCACCTTCCGGGTGCTCATGGACCTCCTCACCGTGTGGTTTATGAAGCGATTCCTCACGCGTCCGATGTACGTGTTCGGATTCGCCGGATTGATTGCGATTGCGTTGAGCGTGATTTCCAGCAGCTACCTCTTGCTGATCAAGCTTCAAGGAGCAGATATTGGCAACCGCCCCCTGCTGACGCTGGCGGTGGTTTTGGGGTTGGCAGGCATTCAATTGTTCTGCTTTGGACTGTTGGCAGAGCTGCTCATTCGCACCTATCACGAAAGCCAAGGGAGACCGATTTATCGCATCCGCGCCACGTTGCGCGGGGGCCGTACAGATTGA